Genomic window ([Eubacterium] hominis):
GACTGGTCCGATTGCAAGTTCTACAATTGGTTTTTTGGAAACACGATTCAGTAACAAACAGCCAATAACAAATAAAGCACCAATACCTGATAAACCAAATGCAGCAGACATTGCTTCTGCGGCAGTCACACCACCAACTAATAAAGCTACTTCCAACACTTTATTCATAGATGTACGAATATGTTCTCCCATATCTTTTACACCTGGGAATTTATCCATACCTTTTGCGAATACGTTAATCAATAATAATTCAATGACCATAATCGCTGCACCTAACACAAGTGCAATGATTGGATTTTTCACAAACATTAAGCCAATTGCGAATACAAATGTACATCCTGCAGGAGCATATACGCCTGTAACGATAGCCGTTGTAAATACCAATGGAATAAAACCGATAGCTCTTGCGAAAGCGGCAAGTGCTGCTTCTGAATATGCTCCATTACTTGCTAAAGCTAGAGAAATAGGGTCACCACCAATAATCAGCATACTTGTTCCACAAGCAATCAATCCACCCATTATCGCAAGTAAGAACCAATTCTTTCTGATTTTAGAAACTTTCTCAGAGAACACACTTACTAAATCAGAATTTGCACTGCTGTTATCCCCTTTTACAGTTGCGGCAAAGATTAACATTACAACTGTTCCAGCCAACATTGCCATACCTTCTCCATTTAATGTTAACGTTGCATCACCAATTGCAAACGTACCAAATTTTTTAACAAGGAAGAATGTTAAGACAGTGATAATACCTGTGATCACACCTTTTTTAAAGCCATGCTGATATCCAACTGCTAAAGATGGGAAGATTGCGAAAGCAACCATAACATAAGCAGATACACTTCCTAAAGCATTTAAGAAATTGT
Coding sequences:
- a CDS encoding YhfT family protein, whose translation is MEYIVIAAIGALASILANKGIAVFNDGFRPIVPQYYEGSISRKELAAMSFAISFGLVIGFGIPTSIAATIILIHCVLLTTDIIGTWCPDSKIGTIAAGVIGALYGVLLVLGLDFVVKLFSYLPYNFLNALGSVSAYVMVAFAIFPSLAVGYQHGFKKGVITGIITVLTFFLVKKFGTFAIGDATLTLNGEGMAMLAGTVVMLIFAATVKGDNSSANSDLVSVFSEKVSKIRKNWFLLAIMGGLIACGTSMLIIGGDPISLALASNGAYSEAALAAFARAIGFIPLVFTTAIVTGVYAPAGCTFVFAIGLMFVKNPIIALVLGAAIMVIELLLINVFAKGMDKFPGVKDMGEHIRTSMNKVLEVALLVGGVTAAEAMSAAFGLSGIGALFVIGCLLLNRVSKKPIVELAIGPVACILYGILLNVLMLCQLITLAA